A genomic stretch from Poecilia reticulata strain Guanapo linkage group LG20, Guppy_female_1.0+MT, whole genome shotgun sequence includes:
- the LOC103456962 gene encoding LOW QUALITY PROTEIN: tubulin beta-5 chain (The sequence of the model RefSeq protein was modified relative to this genomic sequence to represent the inferred CDS: inserted 5 bases in 5 codons; substituted 1 base at 1 genomic stop codon), which produces MMDQSDRFQFWEEISDEHGVDAAGSFVGDSALQLDRINVYYNQASSHKYVPRSVLVDLEPGTMDSVRSGAFGRLFRPDNFIFGQTGAGNNWAKGHYTEGAELLDSVLDVVRNSAFNCFSLQGFQLTHSLGGGTGSGTGTLLISKIREEYPDXIMNSFSVMPSPKEPVSDTVVEPYNATLSVHQQVENMDQTYCXDICFRTLKLTTPTXGDLNHLVSATMSGVTTSLRFPGRLNADLRKLAVNMVPFPPLTARGSRQYRALSVPELTQQMFDARNMMAACDPRDGRYFXRGPMSMKEVDEQMLNVQNKNSSSFVEWIPNNXKVAVCDIPPRGLKMAATFIGNSTAIQELFKRISDQFSAMFRRKAFLHXFTGEGVDEMVTEYQQNQEASARDDQNFEEEEEEETIETRTGVNV; this is translated from the exons ATGATGGATCAGTCGGATCGGTTTCAGTTCTGGGAGGAGATCAGCGATGAGCACGGCGTCGATGCAGCAGGAAGCTTCGTGGGCGACTCGGCGCTGCAGCTGGACAGGATCAATGTTTACTACAACCAGGCGTCCT CACATAAATACGTCCCCCGATCCGTTCTGGTGGACCTGGAACCAGGAACCATGGACAGCGTTCGCTCCGGAGCCTTCGGCCGGCTCTTCAGACCCGACAACTTCATCTTTG GTCAAACAGGCGCTGGGAACAACTGGGCCAAAGGTCACTACacggagggggcggagcttctGGACTCGGTTCTGGACGTAGTGAGAAATTCAGCTTTCAACT GTTTTTCCCTGCAGGGCTTCCAGCTGACCCACTCTCTGGGAGGCGGAACCGGTTCTGGAACGGGAACCCTGCTGATCAGTAAGATCCGGGAGGAATACCCGG CCATCATGAACAGCTTCAGCGTCATGCCGTCTCCTAAGGAACcg GTTTCGGACACGGTGGTGGAGCCGTACAACGCCACGCTGTCCGTCCACCAGCAGGTGGAGAACATGGACCAGACCTACT ATGACATCTGCTTCCGGACCCTGAAGCTGACCACGCCCA TAGGCGACCTGAACCACCTGGTGTCGGCCACCATGAGCGGCGTCACCACCTCGCTGCGGTTCCCCGGGCGGCTCAACGCCGACCTGCGGAAGCTGGCCGTCAACATGGTTCCCTTCCCCCCGCTGACGGCGCGGGGCAGCCGGCAGTACCGGGCCCTGTCCGTCCCGGAGCTCACCCAGCAGATGTTCGATGCCCGCAACATGATGGCGGCCTGCGACCCGCGCGACGGCCGCTACT ACCGCGGGCCGATGTCCATGAAGGAGGTGGACGAGCAGATGCTGAACGTCCAGAACAAGAACAGCAGCTCCTTCGTGGAGTGGATCCCCAACA TGAAGGTGGCCGTGTGCGACATCCCGCCGCGCGGCctcaagatggccgccacgTTCATCGGAAACAGCACCGCCATCCAGGAACTGTTCAAGCGGATCTCGGATCAGTTCTCGGCCATGTTCCGCCGGAAGGCCTTCCTGCACTGATTCACCGGGGAAGGCGTGGACGAGATGGTGACCGAgtaccagcagaaccaggaggcCTCGGCCCGGGACGACCAGAACtttgaggaagaggaggaagaggagacgaTCGA aaccagaactggagtAAATGTTTGA